The following coding sequences are from one Paracoccus alcaliphilus window:
- a CDS encoding DUF2515 family protein encodes MIFSFLDQHGKILRQIAEPTGRAQNSFSTRRAAGGAEPLECHRCECEQLYDEIMRRVLRVKNLCSDAGSSCSVENFAAFRRRNRAISADYARIYMRPTGEAKRLKFAGGAALGSTHIGYALDAAADALKGWGSRAAPGQPADLVLEDGRGIVNDGNLANLLDWQEIVSRLWIDVGYEETRIGLRRLVYGNLAIYMDLGAVLHFCQMHEERFNFFKQGKVEEFIECFDRFVEHVKDRHAQEHAVYGPQGTFGSFDAGYLRNGLRAIARNDIESALTIIDHEQRHILENYMYRLRPNFVPEPDFSALGGQAGDAAFRRFINALERVIERIGNRNGPTTSLSGIRALLSATKLPYMVQAMSRSAPIPVPVAGPGMAQPFVFHFTGGDFTDPNVRTPWFKEVVRHFIRAEKEEFDWPSGNSLISYVFSKPGEWRSGEMISAATPPKLKPLLYAEITSVMGAG; translated from the coding sequence ATGATTTTTTCCTTCCTTGATCAGCATGGGAAAATACTCAGGCAAATCGCCGAACCGACCGGCCGGGCCCAGAACAGCTTCTCAACCCGGCGTGCTGCTGGCGGCGCAGAACCCCTGGAATGCCACCGCTGCGAGTGTGAACAGCTCTACGATGAGATCATGCGGCGTGTTCTGCGGGTCAAGAACCTCTGTTCGGATGCAGGAAGCAGCTGCTCGGTCGAGAATTTCGCGGCTTTTCGGCGCCGGAACAGGGCGATCTCGGCGGATTATGCCCGGATCTACATGCGGCCGACCGGCGAAGCCAAGCGCCTGAAATTCGCAGGCGGTGCCGCGCTGGGATCGACGCATATCGGGTACGCATTGGATGCCGCGGCAGACGCGCTGAAGGGATGGGGGAGCCGCGCCGCACCGGGACAGCCGGCCGATCTGGTGCTGGAGGACGGCCGCGGAATCGTCAATGATGGTAATCTGGCCAATCTGCTCGACTGGCAGGAAATCGTCTCACGCCTGTGGATCGACGTCGGCTATGAAGAAACCCGCATTGGTCTGCGGCGGCTGGTTTACGGCAATCTGGCGATCTACATGGATCTTGGTGCGGTGCTGCATTTTTGCCAGATGCACGAGGAGCGCTTCAATTTCTTCAAGCAGGGCAAGGTCGAGGAATTCATCGAATGCTTCGACCGCTTTGTCGAACATGTCAAGGATCGCCATGCGCAGGAGCATGCAGTCTATGGTCCGCAAGGAACCTTCGGATCCTTCGACGCGGGTTATCTGCGCAACGGATTGCGGGCGATTGCCCGAAACGACATCGAAAGCGCATTGACCATCATTGATCACGAGCAACGCCATATCCTCGAGAACTACATGTACCGGCTGCGTCCCAACTTCGTTCCCGAGCCGGACTTCAGCGCGCTTGGCGGTCAGGCTGGCGATGCAGCATTTCGCCGCTTCATCAATGCCCTGGAAAGGGTGATCGAGCGTATCGGAAACCGCAATGGCCCGACGACTTCGCTGTCGGGAATAAGGGCGCTGCTTTCGGCAACAAAGCTGCCCTACATGGTGCAGGCGATGTCGCGCAGTGCCCCGATACCGGTTCCGGTCGCGGGTCCCGGCATGGCGCAACCCTTCGTCTTTCACTTTACAGGCGGGGATTTCACCGATCCGAATGTCAGGACGCCATGGTTCAAGGAGGTTGTCCGGCATTTCATCCGTGCGGAGAAGGAAGAGTTCGACTGGCCGAGTGGAAACAGCCTCATCTCTTATGTTTTCAGCAAGCCGGGAGAGTGGCGGTCGGGTGAGATGATTTCCGCGGCGACCCCCCCGAAACTGAAGCCTCTGCTGTATGCCGAGATAACAAGCGTGATGGGTGCAGGTTGA
- a CDS encoding transposase, whose protein sequence is MSGEEHLLWPVLRPLLSVHEHVCGELDGLDRRVRQLAREDETTRRLMTVPGIGVVTALTFRHTIDDPSRFRNAATVGAYLGLTPRRRQSGETDTNGHVSRWGDRLLRTYLFEAASVLLHRTRRWCALKAWGLRLAKRNGMKKAQVAVARKLAVILHCIWVDGTVFEWGKEMTASPPPDPTPRLQA, encoded by the coding sequence ATGTCCGGAGAGGAGCATCTTCTGTGGCCAGTGCTGCGACCGCTGCTCTCTGTCCACGAACATGTCTGTGGCGAGCTGGATGGGCTGGACCGGCGGGTTCGCCAACTCGCCAGGGAGGACGAGACCACCCGCCGACTGATGACGGTGCCGGGGATCGGCGTGGTAACGGCGCTCACCTTCCGCCACACGATCGACGATCCCTCGCGGTTCCGCAACGCGGCGACGGTCGGCGCCTATCTCGGGTTGACCCCGCGCCGCAGGCAATCCGGCGAAACCGACACCAACGGCCATGTGTCGCGATGGGGCGACCGGCTGCTGCGAACCTATCTGTTCGAGGCGGCCAGTGTCCTGCTGCATCGTACCAGGAGATGGTGCGCGCTGAAGGCATGGGGCCTGCGCCTTGCCAAGCGTAACGGGATGAAGAAGGCCCAGGTCGCGGTGGCCCGGAAGCTGGCCGTGATCCTCCATTGCATCTGGGTCGACGGCACGGTCTTCGAATGGGGGAAAGAAATGACGGCATCACCTCCGCCTGATCCGACCCCGAGATTGCAGGCCTGA
- a CDS encoding LysR family transcriptional regulator → MRFDLTDLRLFLAVADAGSITHGAADAGLSLPAASERLRDMELSGGVRLLERGRRGVTLTEAGEALVHHARLITRQMAMMRGELGEYATGLRSTVRLLANTATMAELLPQRLAGWMGANPRVDLDLKERQSTEIARSVAAGFADIGILSDRAAQDGLVLRPFAQDRLVVVTAQDDALAGSRQVRLADLAGRYFIGLSGSALQDHIAAQAAAMGWQLRYRVRLRSFEAICRMAGAGTGIGIVPQTAARRMKRSSGIAIIRLADGWALRRLSVCIRAGTELSAPAQSLFRHLTETPPAA, encoded by the coding sequence ATGCGCTTCGATCTGACCGACCTTCGCCTGTTTCTTGCCGTGGCCGACGCCGGCAGCATCACCCATGGCGCTGCAGATGCCGGACTGTCGCTGCCCGCCGCCAGCGAGCGGCTGCGGGACATGGAACTGTCCGGCGGCGTCAGGCTGCTGGAACGCGGGCGGCGCGGCGTGACACTGACCGAGGCGGGCGAGGCGCTGGTCCATCATGCGCGGCTGATCACCCGCCAGATGGCCATGATGCGCGGGGAACTCGGCGAATATGCGACCGGCCTGCGCTCGACCGTCCGGCTGTTGGCGAATACCGCCACCATGGCCGAACTGCTGCCGCAGCGACTTGCCGGGTGGATGGGGGCCAATCCGCGCGTGGATCTCGATCTGAAGGAGCGCCAGAGCACCGAGATCGCCCGCAGCGTGGCGGCGGGCTTTGCCGATATCGGCATCCTGTCAGACAGGGCGGCACAGGACGGATTGGTCCTGCGCCCCTTTGCCCAGGACCGGCTGGTCGTCGTCACGGCGCAGGATGATGCGCTGGCGGGGTCGCGGCAGGTTCGCCTTGCCGATCTCGCCGGGCGCTATTTCATCGGGCTGTCCGGCAGCGCGCTTCAGGATCACATCGCGGCGCAGGCGGCGGCGATGGGATGGCAGTTGCGCTATCGCGTCAGGTTGCGGAGCTTCGAGGCCATCTGCCGCATGGCCGGTGCGGGCACCGGCATCGGCATCGTGCCCCAGACCGCCGCCCGGCGCATGAAGCGGAGCTCGGGCATCGCGATCATCCGGCTGGCTGACGGTTGGGCGCTGCGGCGCCTGTCGGTCTGCATCAGGGCCGGCACCGAGCTTTCCGCTCCGGCGCAGAGCCTGTTTCGCCATCTGACCGAGACCCCACCCGCAGCGTGA
- a CDS encoding IS110 family transposase has product MTTISMLAIDLAKGSFQVCAIGLDGAVLYNRVLSRTRLTNLLAEQSACVVAMEACATSHYWGRVAQSHGHEVRLVPAVYVKPFVKRQKNDKADAEAIAEAASRPTMRFVAVKSAETQGRAVAFRTHQCLVRQRTQLINALRGHLAEFGLVAPKGPASLKVLENALADPASDVPGHVREMGAIYVEQIARLTEVIGRLAEELEAASRTDTQLRRLCTIPGIGPVTAGAVAAFAPDLATFDSGRNFAAWLGLVPKQRSTGGKTRLGSVSKMGQTDIRRLLIVGAMSVIRWVVRKGGSANRWLAALVMRKPKMVAAVALANKMARMIWALTTKEQDYRMA; this is encoded by the coding sequence ATGACAACGATCAGCATGTTGGCGATCGACTTGGCGAAGGGCAGTTTCCAGGTCTGCGCGATCGGGCTGGACGGGGCGGTTCTATATAACCGTGTGCTGTCGCGGACCCGTCTGACGAATCTCCTTGCCGAACAGTCGGCCTGCGTGGTGGCGATGGAGGCCTGCGCCACGTCGCATTACTGGGGCCGGGTGGCGCAGTCCCACGGTCACGAGGTGCGTCTGGTGCCAGCGGTGTATGTGAAACCGTTCGTGAAACGACAGAAAAACGACAAGGCGGATGCCGAAGCCATCGCCGAGGCCGCGTCGCGCCCGACCATGCGGTTCGTGGCCGTGAAGAGTGCCGAGACGCAGGGCCGCGCAGTGGCGTTTCGGACGCATCAATGTCTGGTGCGGCAGCGCACGCAGCTCATCAACGCCCTCCGCGGACATCTGGCCGAGTTCGGGCTGGTGGCGCCGAAGGGGCCCGCGAGCCTGAAGGTTCTGGAGAATGCACTGGCAGATCCGGCCAGCGATGTGCCAGGCCATGTTCGGGAGATGGGCGCGATCTACGTCGAGCAGATCGCGAGGTTGACAGAGGTGATCGGACGACTGGCGGAAGAACTCGAGGCCGCATCAAGGACAGATACGCAACTTCGTCGGCTGTGCACCATCCCCGGGATCGGCCCGGTCACCGCCGGAGCTGTTGCGGCATTCGCACCGGATCTTGCCACGTTCGACAGTGGGCGCAATTTTGCCGCTTGGCTCGGCCTGGTGCCGAAACAGAGGTCGACGGGTGGAAAAACCAGACTGGGTTCGGTCAGCAAAATGGGGCAGACCGATATCCGCCGCCTGCTGATCGTCGGTGCCATGAGTGTGATCCGCTGGGTTGTCCGCAAGGGGGGCAGCGCGAACCGTTGGCTGGCCGCGCTGGTGATGCGCAAACCGAAGATGGTCGCGGCCGTTGCGCTGGCGAACAAGATGGCCCGGATGATCTGGGCGCTGACGACAAAAGAACAGGATTACAGAATGGCGTGA
- a CDS encoding TRAP transporter small permease: MSKTIGEIEDWVVRLEGLILFCALFGLIAMLAMQVLFRFVLQAPLAFTEEAGRLLFAWLIFVGAARALYVSQHFMVDILYNHVPAPLQKLFGYVSDVASIGLAVILAYAGFKMMSHGGQILPVLGIPAWTQMAALPVGMTLLAFHAMCFVLRGQHVGDGAQPDFEE, encoded by the coding sequence ATGTCGAAAACCATTGGCGAAATCGAGGATTGGGTGGTCCGCCTTGAAGGACTGATCCTGTTCTGCGCGCTTTTCGGGCTGATCGCGATGCTGGCGATGCAGGTTCTGTTCCGCTTCGTGTTGCAGGCCCCGCTGGCATTTACCGAAGAGGCCGGAAGGTTGCTGTTCGCGTGGCTGATCTTCGTCGGCGCGGCGCGGGCCTTGTATGTCTCGCAGCATTTCATGGTGGATATCCTTTACAACCATGTGCCTGCGCCGCTGCAGAAGCTGTTCGGCTATGTCTCGGACGTGGCCTCGATCGGGCTTGCCGTCATCCTTGCCTATGCGGGGTTCAAGATGATGTCGCATGGCGGGCAGATCCTGCCGGTGCTGGGCATTCCCGCCTGGACCCAGATGGCGGCGCTGCCGGTCGGCATGACGCTTCTGGCCTTCCATGCGATGTGCTTCGTTCTGCGCGGGCAGCATGTCGGCGACGGCGCGCAACCTGATTTTGAAGAGTAG
- a CDS encoding DUF4123 domain-containing protein yields MLIDNDDPWLLRFSLEEKSPANSAPVMTLFEGVAPLDAQFGQWPRKSIPDVLHEHVLGADGLQGYALVDAALLPDLEVRLARSGLPGSCLFDGAASGQLGAVAPWLVSLGEDDELTRSLFTRGRPNQSLWDAGAAVFIRSDMSLDDVRHQLRKLTQVPDKDGHWMFLRFWNPLFARYLLTYGSPYTRMRLLAAGPMMMRGADPDSFLIWSLPEEAHGRKPPSPFVLQPEDHHALRLATMDAFAGRVLDWLNSAYGFLPGSLDAQRFVLELCHHARARLGLRSEREVSDYIAASWLLREPAERRQDCRPLAHEIPQATWARIHDTAFEIARNQHPEAAE; encoded by the coding sequence ATGCTTATCGATAACGATGATCCTTGGCTTCTCCGATTCAGTCTGGAAGAGAAATCCCCAGCGAATTCAGCGCCGGTAATGACGTTGTTCGAGGGGGTTGCACCCTTGGATGCCCAGTTCGGTCAATGGCCGCGCAAATCGATCCCGGACGTGCTGCACGAACATGTGCTGGGTGCGGACGGCTTGCAGGGCTATGCGCTTGTCGATGCAGCATTGCTCCCCGATCTGGAGGTTCGCCTGGCGAGAAGCGGCCTGCCCGGCAGTTGCCTGTTCGACGGTGCGGCCTCGGGGCAGCTTGGTGCCGTCGCTCCCTGGCTGGTATCGCTGGGGGAAGACGATGAACTGACCCGAAGCCTGTTCACCCGCGGCCGACCCAACCAGTCGCTATGGGATGCAGGGGCAGCGGTGTTCATCCGCTCGGACATGTCGCTCGACGATGTGCGGCATCAGCTTCGCAAGCTCACTCAGGTGCCGGACAAGGACGGTCACTGGATGTTCTTGCGGTTCTGGAATCCGCTTTTCGCCCGATATCTGCTGACATACGGATCGCCCTACACAAGAATGCGGCTTTTGGCGGCCGGCCCGATGATGATGCGCGGTGCGGATCCAGACAGTTTCCTGATCTGGTCGCTTCCCGAAGAGGCGCACGGGCGAAAACCGCCCAGTCCGTTCGTTCTGCAGCCAGAGGATCACCATGCCTTGCGGCTGGCGACGATGGATGCATTCGCCGGCCGTGTTCTCGACTGGCTGAATTCGGCATATGGGTTTCTGCCGGGATCTCTTGACGCGCAGCGTTTCGTTCTGGAACTTTGCCACCATGCAAGGGCGCGGCTTGGTCTTCGTTCCGAACGCGAGGTCAGCGATTACATCGCCGCATCCTGGCTGCTGCGCGAACCCGCCGAACGCCGGCAGGATTGCAGACCGCTAGCCCACGAAATTCCCCAGGCGACATGGGCAAGGATTCACGATACGGCATTCGAGATCGCCCGAAACCAGCACCCGGAGGCGGCTGAATGA
- a CDS encoding shikimate dehydrogenase family protein: MKIDGKTALYLVAGDPIAQVKSPGLYTEWCVAHGVNAVFVPFHIDAAEGAPVLDALRHVPNLAGLIVTIPFKPLAADHCQMLSPRARAAGAVNVVRPIGGGQWAGDALDGIGCVAALRARGIAVSGATVQLVGAGGAGASVAAALAEAGAARLSVDDLDPGRAADLAGRLRREFPGVETGIGRIDPQEVTIFVNASPAGMAEGDPLPIDPGDLGPGKLLVEMIMQPARTRLLAAAEAAGCVVVPGREVLDGQVTETLRFFDLN, from the coding sequence ATGAAAATCGATGGAAAAACCGCGCTGTATCTGGTCGCCGGCGATCCGATCGCGCAGGTCAAGTCGCCGGGGCTCTATACGGAGTGGTGCGTGGCGCATGGCGTGAACGCGGTCTTTGTCCCGTTCCATATCGACGCCGCCGAGGGGGCGCCTGTCCTCGACGCCCTGCGGCATGTCCCGAACCTTGCCGGCCTGATCGTCACTATCCCGTTCAAGCCTCTGGCCGCCGATCATTGCCAGATGCTGTCGCCGCGTGCCCGCGCGGCGGGCGCAGTGAATGTCGTCCGTCCCATCGGGGGCGGGCAATGGGCCGGGGATGCGCTGGACGGCATCGGCTGCGTGGCCGCCCTGCGGGCGCGCGGAATCGCGGTTTCCGGCGCGACGGTCCAGCTTGTCGGGGCAGGGGGCGCGGGCGCCTCGGTCGCGGCGGCGCTGGCCGAGGCGGGGGCCGCGCGCCTGTCGGTCGATGATCTGGACCCCGGCCGCGCCGCCGATCTGGCCGGCCGGCTGCGGCGCGAGTTTCCCGGGGTCGAGACCGGCATCGGGCGGATCGACCCGCAGGAGGTGACGATCTTCGTCAACGCCTCGCCGGCCGGAATGGCCGAGGGCGATCCGCTGCCTATCGACCCCGGCGATCTTGGTCCCGGCAAGCTGCTGGTCGAGATGATCATGCAACCTGCGCGCACACGGTTGCTTGCGGCGGCCGAGGCGGCGGGCTGCGTCGTCGTGCCCGGACGCGAGGTCCTTGACGGGCAAGTCACCGAAACCTTGAGGTTTTTCGATCTGAACTGA
- a CDS encoding transposase translates to MSGEEHLLWPVLRPLLSVHEHVCGELDGLDRRVRQLAREDETTRRLMTVPGIGVVTALTFRHTIDDPSRFRNAATVGAYLGLTPRRRQSGETDTNGHVSRWGDRLLRTYLFEAASVLLHRTRRWCALKAWGLRLAKRNGMKKAQVAVARKLAVILHCIWVDGTVFEWGKEMTVHPVYLRQGHP, encoded by the coding sequence ATGTCCGGAGAGGAGCATCTTCTGTGGCCAGTGCTGCGACCGCTGCTCTCTGTCCACGAACATGTCTGTGGCGAGCTGGATGGGCTGGACCGGCGGGTTCGCCAACTCGCCAGGGAGGACGAGACCACCCGCCGACTGATGACGGTGCCGGGGATCGGCGTGGTAACGGCGCTCACCTTCCGCCACACGATCGACGATCCCTCGCGGTTCCGCAACGCGGCGACGGTCGGCGCCTATCTCGGGTTGACCCCGCGCCGCAGGCAATCCGGCGAAACCGACACCAACGGCCATGTGTCGCGATGGGGCGACCGGCTGCTGCGAACCTATCTGTTCGAGGCGGCCAGTGTCCTGCTGCATCGTACCAGGAGATGGTGCGCGCTGAAGGCATGGGGCCTGCGCCTTGCCAAGCGTAACGGGATGAAGAAGGCCCAGGTCGCGGTGGCCCGGAAGCTGGCCGTGATCCTCCATTGCATCTGGGTCGACGGCACGGTCTTCGAATGGGGGAAAGAAATGACGGTTCATCCCGTCTATCTTCGGCAAGGTCACCCGTAG
- a CDS encoding sulfite exporter TauE/SafE family protein encodes MTDLTIPLIAFTFLAAGIVKGVTGMGLPTLAMGVLGALLSPLAAASLLIVPSMVTNLWQLLAGPRIGVLARRLWSMMAASVVGTLVAAPLLTGGKSGATTALGATLIAYALYTLFAPPFRVPQASEGWLSPLIGLITGMIAGATGVFVIPAVPYLQALGLEKDDLVQALGMSFTTSTIALALGLASHQIWQIDQLGLPVLAVAPALIGMWAGQVLRRAVSPAAFRRWFLIMLALLGGEMLLRGVV; translated from the coding sequence ATGACAGATTTGACCATTCCACTGATCGCCTTTACCTTCCTTGCCGCCGGGATCGTCAAGGGCGTCACCGGCATGGGCCTGCCCACACTCGCCATGGGTGTTCTTGGCGCGCTGCTGTCGCCTCTGGCTGCTGCGAGCCTGCTGATCGTGCCCTCCATGGTCACCAATCTCTGGCAGCTTCTGGCCGGTCCCCGCATCGGCGTATTGGCCCGGCGGCTCTGGTCGATGATGGCGGCCAGCGTGGTCGGCACACTGGTTGCCGCCCCGCTGCTGACCGGCGGGAAGAGTGGAGCGACGACGGCACTCGGCGCCACCCTGATCGCCTATGCGCTTTATACCCTGTTCGCGCCGCCGTTTCGGGTGCCGCAGGCCAGCGAAGGCTGGCTGTCGCCCCTGATCGGCCTGATCACCGGAATGATTGCGGGAGCGACCGGCGTATTCGTCATTCCGGCCGTTCCTTACCTGCAGGCACTTGGCCTGGAAAAGGACGACCTGGTCCAGGCGCTCGGCATGTCGTTCACGACATCGACCATCGCTCTGGCGCTTGGTCTGGCCTCGCATCAGATCTGGCAGATCGATCAGCTTGGGCTTCCCGTGCTGGCCGTCGCCCCAGCGCTGATCGGCATGTGGGCGGGGCAGGTCCTGCGCCGGGCCGTCAGCCCGGCGGCCTTCCGGCGCTGGTTCCTGATCATGCTCGCTCTGCTGGGAGGGGAGATGCTGTTGCGTGGCGTGGTGTGA
- a CDS encoding TRAP transporter substrate-binding protein, whose protein sequence is MMHTKLAAVGLTLALSTTHATALELTAAHVNPPGEPSNVAFQELAKRLNEGETGITLQVFPQGQIGGETDALEQVRFGALSMTTLATASLSSFAPSAGIYDLPYLFRDGDEHPWIVADGEIGQEIQAKIEAETGLEVLGWWSGGLRHVFTRGTPVTSPDDIAGRKLRVIGSQVYLDSFNAMGALATAMPYGEVYTSLATGAIDGAENDTSGYRNVKFYEQAPNLSLTGHFFLFKPVMANRRAMEALSPEQREEFDRIFAEVSEMQRDLFRTNFEGDIEYLKENGVNVVEVDRDAFAAKVQPVVDRLSETYGVDLVQRIRDAQ, encoded by the coding sequence ATGATGCACACGAAACTGGCTGCCGTTGGCTTGACGCTGGCGCTGAGCACGACCCATGCGACGGCGCTTGAACTGACCGCCGCGCATGTGAACCCGCCGGGCGAGCCCTCGAATGTCGCGTTCCAGGAACTGGCGAAACGGCTGAACGAGGGCGAAACCGGCATCACCCTGCAGGTTTTCCCGCAAGGCCAGATCGGCGGCGAGACGGACGCGCTTGAACAGGTGCGCTTCGGCGCGCTGTCGATGACGACTCTGGCGACGGCTTCGCTGTCGTCCTTTGCGCCTTCTGCCGGCATTTACGATCTGCCCTATCTGTTCCGCGATGGCGACGAACATCCCTGGATCGTCGCGGATGGCGAGATCGGTCAGGAGATCCAGGCGAAGATCGAGGCCGAAACCGGGCTTGAGGTCCTCGGCTGGTGGAGCGGCGGCTTGCGCCATGTTTTTACCCGTGGAACGCCCGTCACCTCGCCCGACGACATCGCCGGGCGCAAGCTGCGCGTGATCGGCAGCCAGGTCTATCTGGACAGTTTCAACGCGATGGGTGCGCTGGCCACGGCCATGCCCTATGGCGAGGTCTATACATCGCTGGCGACCGGCGCGATCGACGGGGCCGAGAACGACACCTCGGGCTATCGCAACGTCAAGTTCTACGAACAGGCGCCCAATCTCAGCCTGACGGGGCATTTCTTCCTGTTCAAGCCGGTTATGGCCAATCGCCGCGCGATGGAGGCCCTGTCGCCCGAGCAGCGCGAGGAATTCGACCGGATCTTCGCCGAAGTGTCCGAGATGCAGCGCGACCTGTTCCGGACCAATTTCGAAGGCGACATCGAATATCTGAAAGAGAACGGCGTCAACGTGGTCGAAGTCGACCGCGACGCCTTCGCGGCCAAGGTTCAGCCGGTCGTGGACAGGCTGTCCGAGACCTATGGCGTCGATCTCGTCCAGCGGATCCGCGATGCGCAGTAA
- a CDS encoding 3-ketoacyl-ACP reductase has translation MGRSEAHPGAVLVTGSTRGIGFAIALKLAARGFAVAINGREQGTSMSRALEAVRATGASAISVAGDMARPENHRPVLDQVEMQLGPIVSLVCNAGVGPLRRSDILDVEPDSFDHCMAANARGPFFLAQEFARRLAGRDDEGRHRSLIFISSANAEAASLNKAEYCVSKAAVAMVAKAFALKLSSLGVQVADIRPGIIETDLSAPVIEEYARRIREEGLTLSPRVGRPDDVAHAVAAIAAGDLPYVTGAVLPVDGGLSMARL, from the coding sequence ATGGGGAGGAGTGAGGCGCACCCAGGCGCAGTCTTGGTGACCGGATCGACGCGAGGGATCGGATTCGCGATCGCTTTGAAGCTGGCTGCCCGCGGCTTTGCTGTTGCGATTAACGGGCGTGAGCAGGGGACCAGCATGTCCCGCGCGCTTGAAGCCGTCCGCGCAACCGGCGCCAGCGCAATCTCCGTTGCGGGAGACATGGCGAGGCCTGAAAACCACCGACCCGTTCTGGATCAGGTCGAGATGCAGCTTGGGCCGATTGTCTCTCTTGTCTGCAACGCCGGTGTGGGCCCGCTTCGCAGGTCCGATATTTTGGATGTCGAACCGGACAGCTTCGATCACTGCATGGCGGCGAATGCGCGTGGCCCGTTCTTCCTTGCGCAGGAATTTGCCCGGCGGCTTGCCGGTCGCGACGACGAGGGGCGGCATCGCTCGCTGATCTTCATCTCCTCGGCCAATGCCGAGGCGGCATCGCTGAACAAGGCGGAATATTGCGTCTCGAAAGCGGCCGTCGCGATGGTCGCCAAGGCCTTCGCGCTGAAGCTGTCGTCCTTGGGGGTGCAGGTCGCCGATATCCGGCCGGGCATTATCGAGACCGACCTTTCCGCGCCGGTCATCGAGGAATACGCGCGCCGCATCCGGGAGGAGGGCCTGACCCTGTCGCCCCGCGTGGGCCGGCCCGATGATGTTGCCCATGCGGTCGCGGCGATTGCTGCGGGCGATCTGCCCTATGTGACCGGCGCCGTCCTGCCGGTCGATGGCGGATTGTCCATGGCGAGGCTGTAG
- a CDS encoding TRAP transporter large permease, producing MISWVLLAILVLIVIRAPIFVALGAPAVAYLWLRGIPLELAPQRMLGTVNESILLAVPMFLLAGALMNRYGATARIFDFAQAVIGHVRGGLGYVAVLASMVFSAMSGSAAADAVGVGKMTVSAMRERGYDANFAAAVTLSSATMAPVIPPSIIMIIYGATANVSIGKMFLGGVVPGLLMAASLMITVGWLSARRGYGRGEPFSFHRMLTTFWRASLVMLTPVLVIGGIFSGALTPTEASAIAVVYVIFLGIVYRKLNFGDFYRSLVHTATAVGALMLVVSVSGLDAWIIAREQIPMMLAQNVSDMVSSPMLVFIAILLVVLVLGLFMDATPIILMLVPAITPLVAAFGIDPLHLGVLFCIVCVLGLITPPVGVALYGVALVSRLPMERVFMATIPFFIMLLVLVAIMVVFPPIITWLPSKWG from the coding sequence ATGATCAGTTGGGTCCTGTTGGCGATCCTCGTCCTTATCGTCATTCGTGCCCCCATCTTCGTGGCGCTTGGCGCGCCGGCGGTGGCCTATCTGTGGCTGCGCGGCATACCGCTGGAACTGGCGCCGCAGCGGATGCTGGGCACCGTGAACGAATCCATCCTGCTGGCGGTGCCGATGTTCCTGCTGGCGGGCGCGCTGATGAACCGTTACGGGGCCACGGCGCGGATCTTCGATTTCGCGCAGGCGGTGATCGGGCATGTCAGGGGCGGCCTTGGTTATGTGGCGGTGCTGGCCTCGATGGTCTTTTCGGCCATGTCGGGTTCGGCCGCCGCCGATGCGGTCGGGGTCGGAAAGATGACCGTTTCCGCGATGCGCGAGCGGGGCTATGACGCGAATTTCGCCGCTGCCGTCACGCTGAGTTCGGCGACGATGGCACCCGTCATCCCGCCCTCGATCATCATGATCATCTATGGGGCGACGGCCAATGTCTCGATCGGCAAGATGTTTCTGGGCGGGGTGGTGCCGGGTCTTCTCATGGCCGCTTCGCTGATGATCACGGTGGGCTGGCTGAGTGCGCGCCGGGGCTATGGCCGGGGCGAGCCGTTCTCGTTTCACCGGATGCTGACGACCTTCTGGCGCGCCTCGCTGGTGATGCTGACCCCGGTTCTGGTGATCGGCGGCATCTTCTCGGGCGCGCTGACACCGACCGAGGCGAGCGCCATCGCCGTCGTCTATGTCATCTTTCTTGGCATCGTCTATCGCAAGCTGAACTTCGGCGATTTCTATCGCAGTCTGGTCCATACCGCCACCGCCGTCGGGGCGCTGATGCTGGTGGTTTCGGTTTCGGGGCTGGATGCCTGGATCATCGCGCGCGAGCAGATTCCGATGATGCTGGCGCAGAACGTCTCGGACATGGTGTCAAGCCCGATGCTGGTGTTCATTGCCATTCTGCTGGTGGTGCTGGTGCTGGGACTGTTCATGGACGCCACGCCGATCATCCTGATGCTGGTTCCGGCCATTACCCCGCTGGTTGCTGCCTTCGGAATCGATCCTCTGCATCTGGGTGTGCTGTTCTGCATCGTTTGCGTGCTGGGCCTGATTACCCCGCCCGTCGGCGTGGCCCTGTATGGCGTGGCGCTGGTGTCGCGGTTGCCGATGGAACGGGTCTTTATGGCGACCATCCCCTTCTTCATCATGCTTCTGGTGCTGGTGGCGATCATGGTCGTGTTTCCGCCGATCATCACCTGGCTTCCCAGCAAATGGGGCTAG